In the Trueperaceae bacterium genome, one interval contains:
- a CDS encoding helix-turn-helix transcriptional regulator — MEFTGKVTSAESLGRILQQARLLRGLSQRELAERLGTTQRYIWEIEAGKPSIFMARLFAMMREVDVELSATIRSPEKHG, encoded by the coding sequence ATGGAGTTCACAGGCAAGGTCACCAGCGCCGAGTCGCTGGGAAGGATACTGCAACAGGCCCGCCTGCTAAGGGGCCTGAGCCAACGCGAGCTCGCCGAGCGCCTTGGCACCACGCAACGCTACATCTGGGAGATCGAGGCCGGCAAACCCTCCATCTTCATGGCGCGGCTGTTCGCCATGATGCGCGAAGTCGACGTCGAGCTCTCCGCCACCATCAGATCGCCCGAGAAGCATGGCTGA